A genomic window from Nicotiana sylvestris chromosome 11, ASM39365v2, whole genome shotgun sequence includes:
- the LOC104216423 gene encoding cytokinin riboside 5'-monophosphate phosphoribohydrolase LOG1-like, whose product MEMEKEMMQSKFKKICVFCGSSPGKKSSYKDAAVELGKELVSRNIDLVYGGGSIGLMGLVSQAVYNGGRHVLGVIPRTLMPREITGETVGEVKAVADMHQRKAEMAKHSDAFIALPGGYGTLEELLEVIAWAQLGIHDKPVGLLNVDGYYNSLLTFIDKAVEEGFVCPNARQIFVSAPTAKELMNKLEEYSPSQENIASKLNWEKEELEYPPKCQIPLR is encoded by the exons ATGGAGATGGAGAAGGAAATGATGCAGTCAAAGTTTAAGAAGATTTGTGTGTTTTGTGGGAGTAGTCCTGGCAAGAAGAGTAGCTATAAGGATGCTGCAGTTGAGCTTGGGAAAGAATTG GTATCTAGAAACATAGACCTAGTTTATGGAGGAGGAAGCATTGGTTTGATGGGTTTGGTCTCTCAAGCTGTTTACAACGGTGGTCGTCATGTCCTTGG AGTAATTCCAAGGACTCTCATGCCTAGAGAG ATAACTGGTGAAACAGTGGGAGAGGTGAAAGCAGTTGCAGATATGCACCAGAGGAAAGCAGAGATGGCCAAACATTCTGATGCTTTTATTGCTTTACCTG GTGGCTATGGAACTCTAGAAGAACTTCTTGAAGTTATAGCTTGGGCTCAACTTGGAATCCATGATAAACCAGTAGGACTATTGAATGTTGATGGTTACTACAATTCCCTTTTGACATTCATTGACAAAGCTGTGGAGGAAGGTTTCGTCTGTCCTAACGCGCGCCAAATTTTTGTATCTGCCCCTACTGCCAAGGAACTTATGAATAAACTCGAG GAGTACTCTCCGAGCCAAGAAAACATTGCTTCAAAACTAAATTGGGAAAAGGAGGAACTAGAATATCCTCCCAAATGTCAGATACCATTAAGGTAG